In Lusitaniella coriacea LEGE 07157, the genomic stretch ACATTTCCGTGCGTCCTGTGGGTCAGGAGGCGTTTGGGGTGAAAGTCGAAATTAAAAATATGAACTCCTTTAGTTCGATTCAGAAAGCCATTGATTACGAAATCGAACGGCAAATTAAAGCCATTGCGGACGGCGAACCGATTTATCAAGAAACCCGCCTTTGGGAAGAAGGGAGTCAGCGCACGATTAGTATGCGAATGAAGGAAGGATCGAGCGATTATCGTTACTTCCCCGAACCGGATTTACCGCCGATTGAGGTGTCCAAAAAACAACTCAAGCAGTGGGAGTCGGAATTGCCAGAACTCCCGGCACGCAAGCGCCACCGCTACGAAACGGAATTGGGACTGTCTGCTTACGATACTCGCGTTCTCACCGACGATCTTGAAGTGAGTCAATATTTCGATCGCGCGATCTCGCAGAGCCGCATCTCTGATGCGATCGCGCAAGGAGTCAATGCCAAACAAGTGGCAAACTGGGTAATGGGAGATATTGCCGCCTACGTTAATAGCGAAAAACTCGACAGCATCAACGATATCGCTCTCAAACCCGAAACCCTTGCCGAATTAGTCGGTTTGATCGAAGAAGGAACCATTAGCGGCAAAATTGCCAAGGAAATTCTTCCCGAACTCCTGAGCAAACCCGTGGATTCCGTCAAGAAGTTGGTTGAAAAGAAAGGATTGATCCAAATTTCCGACACGGGAGAATTGGAGAAAATGATTGATGAGGTGATCGCTGCACATCCCAAGGAAGTCGAACAGTTTCGCAATGGCAAAACGAAGTTAAAGGGGTTCTTTGTGGGACAAGTGATGAAGAAAACGAGCGGACGCGCCGACCCCAAAGTCACCAATCAATTGCTCGGGAAGAAGTTGGAAGGATAACAATTTTGAATTTTGCAAGTCAATGGGGAACTCTAATCCTAGAGCTTTTGAGAGCAGAAGCTCGTTCGCTGAGTCTCCCCCATTTGTCTTGTGAATCACTCATCCTTACAGCCGATTTTGATTCGTCTTGCTGAGGTCGCCGATGCAGAGCGAATCGTCCAAATTCAATACCAAGCATTACAAACGCAGTGTGCAAAGGATTATACACAACAGCAACTCAACGCTTTACTGGAAGATAAAAGTCGCAAGAGAAGTTGGAATGAAACGATCTTTGTGGCAGAAATCAATAATGAAATTGTGGGTTTTGCCGCATTGCTCCAAGCGCTTTCTAGTATTGGTGCGGCTTACGTCGATCCCAACTTTACCCGTCGAGGCATCGGGACAAAACTACTTGCCGAAGTAGAGCGCGAAGCAATGCTACACAACATCCAAATCCTGGGGGTGATGTCATCCCTTACCGCTCGCCCTTTTTATGAAGCCAATGGATACGACGCGATCGCGGAATCGTCCATTCGAGTCAGAGGCGTTCAAGTCCCTTGCATTGCGCTCAAAAAAAGACTAATTCCTCAAACATCCGTAGGAGAGCGAATCTATCATCTTTTCGTGTTATTTGTACTCACACTTCTCCTATTTTCAATTTTCTCCACAATCCTTTTGAGACTTTAGCCAGAACTGCCATCTCCTAACCTAACGAGGTGAAAGTTAAGGATTCAAATACTTCGATGCCATTTTCATCGCATCCATTAAATCCACATCGCCATCCCCATCGCTATCCAAAAAGTTATTGAGAACTGGATTAGAACCCTGGGAATTCTGTTTTCTCGCACCGGATTGGAGAAAGTTCAAAACTAAAGGAACGAGCATTGGCAACAAGGATTGAATCGTTCCCGGATTTAACCCCGTACTCCTTTCCACTTCCTGTACGATCTGTTGAATCTGAGGCGCGCTAAAAAGCATCTGTACCGCCTGATTGCTGGGTTGCGTGCCGCCAAACTGATTCACAATGGATTGTGCTTGCTGTTCTCCCTGTGTATTGCGCCTTTCTTGCAGGCTGGAGCGAACGTGTTTGCCAACAATTGCCATTGCCGATTGAACCGTTTCTGGATTCGCATTAGAGTTTTGGCTGAGTTGCTGAACGGTGTTGAAAATCGTACCGAGCTGATTAGAGTTAGCTTTTAAGTCAGGATTATCGATAGCACCGAGAATAGTATCAAAAAGGCTCATAACAAAAACTTAAATAACGACAATACAAACAATTACGATCTTACCGGGTTTCTTCAGGCTAAAGACAACATCGTAGGATTTTTCAGTCTTCAGCCATTGTTGAGAAAAAGAATGATTATCCTCATTAAGGAGAACCGGGGTTTCCATGAGGGAGACTAAAAACTCTCGGTTGCTCGACAGATTCCCGGAAACCTTCCACCTCTTCGTTGAAGGCAACACTAGGGAGAACCGCAACCACATTTTCGTGAGGACGAGGAATAATGACCCAAGATTCCAACACTCCACCATAAGCAGTCTCTACTGCTGCAATTCCTGCATCCATTGCCGCTTTAACCTCAGAGACATCTCCCCGGATATTAACCGTGAACCGAGCGCTCCCCACTCGAATATAACCAACAAGCGTAACTCGACCGGCTTTGACCATTGCATCTGCTGCTGCGAGTACGCCTGGAAACCCCTTGGTTTCTAGCGATCCAACTGCCTCTGGCATAAAAATTCTCCTTGTTCTTCGCTCTGAAGTTCGAGCGTTTGTCTCTCAATCTCCAATTGTACGAGGTCTGGGTTGCTAACGCCTACGACTCGTTCATAATTCCTTATCAAACAGGCGTTTGGGAAGACCTTCAAACCGCTCAAGATTAAGAAGCACCGACGACGAGCTAAGAGTATTTTTCGCTATGGTTTCGATCGTCTGCTGTCTATTATTATCGTTTTATCAAGCGTACATTTATTCTGCGAATCTGACTTGCTCCCTATATTCGGAGATTCCAAATAACCGACTCTTCCGTTTGCCAACTGCTGGAAGAGAAGAGCCTGAAGATTTGGAATAGGGGGTTTCCTCTAATTATCGAATCCTCTTAATTGCCCGTCGTAAAACTCACTATATCTTCCCGCCTTCCACAGTTTCCCACTCACCGCATCACTGTGTCCCCGTGTCCCCGATTCACTATGTCTCCCACTATCAAAAGGGGTGCGTCGATGGGAGTTTTTGGGTTGAGGGATATACGAGAAAGTGGCTCAAAGCCTTGTGAAATTTAAGTTGTAGAGATTTTCTCCTTTTTAAAGTGTACTAATCGACGCACCTCGCTGGATCCCCGAAACCCGCATTCTTTCGCTGAGGTGCGTCGATGCCTTGTCCCGACTGGATTTGAGAGGTGTAAATTTGGCAATTTTTGGAGTCGCAGATTACTAATTTGAAGAGGTGCGTCGATGCGGCGGCTGAAACCTTTACTGGATCTGGGCTGTAAGACAAAATCCCTACCGACTGGGTTAAATCGGATTAGTTGGAAACCTCTGGAATAATTCAAAATAAAGTAGGGGCGCAAGCATTGCGCCCCTATTCCATTTCATTTAAGAACTCAAAGAAAAAAGCCGAAAACTCTAAGTTTGCGGGCATTGCCCGCCCTACAAAATATTTTGAAGTTCTGTTTTTAGATAGCGAATACCGGGCGAATGCAATTCGCCCCTACGAAAATTCAGGTATTTCCTTGAACCGCCTTCAAACAAATCTCTTCAATCACCTCCGAACCCGAACCCAAACGCGCAACTCCCGCAGAACTGACGAAAAGGAATTGAGGTTTTGGATTCCCGCCATAGGCTTTAATCGACTCGACAAATAAGGAAAAAGAACCTGGTGAAAACTGTGGATTGAGCGCTCCATCGTACTCAAACTTACTCAACATCAGTTGCATGGCGTAGGTGCGACTCGCGTCGAATTTTCCTGCATCTCCAACGGTTTTGGCGCGAAAGGTGGGGATTAAATCGGCGAAGGGAA encodes the following:
- the gatB gene encoding Asp-tRNA(Asn)/Glu-tRNA(Gln) amidotransferase subunit GatB; translated protein: MTATAPIKTKYEAVIGLETHCQLNTKTKIFSPVSTAFGAPPNSNISPICLGYPGVLPVLNEKVLEYAVKAGLALNCQIAPYSKFDRKQYFYPDLPKNYQISQYDLPIAEHGWLEIELVDKKGAEPTRRKIGITRLHMEEDAGKLVHGGSDRLSGSTHSLVDFNRAGVPLLEIVSEPDLRSGEEAAEYGRELRRIVRYLGISDGNMQEGSLRCDVNISVRPVGQEAFGVKVEIKNMNSFSSIQKAIDYEIERQIKAIADGEPIYQETRLWEEGSQRTISMRMKEGSSDYRYFPEPDLPPIEVSKKQLKQWESELPELPARKRHRYETELGLSAYDTRVLTDDLEVSQYFDRAISQSRISDAIAQGVNAKQVANWVMGDIAAYVNSEKLDSINDIALKPETLAELVGLIEEGTISGKIAKEILPELLSKPVDSVKKLVEKKGLIQISDTGELEKMIDEVIAAHPKEVEQFRNGKTKLKGFFVGQVMKKTSGRADPKVTNQLLGKKLEG
- a CDS encoding GNAT family N-acetyltransferase — translated: MNHSSLQPILIRLAEVADAERIVQIQYQALQTQCAKDYTQQQLNALLEDKSRKRSWNETIFVAEINNEIVGFAALLQALSSIGAAYVDPNFTRRGIGTKLLAEVEREAMLHNIQILGVMSSLTARPFYEANGYDAIAESSIRVRGVQVPCIALKKRLIPQTSVGERIYHLFVLFVLTLLLFSIFSTILLRL
- a CDS encoding DUF937 domain-containing protein, with product MSLFDTILGAIDNPDLKANSNQLGTIFNTVQQLSQNSNANPETVQSAMAIVGKHVRSSLQERRNTQGEQQAQSIVNQFGGTQPSNQAVQMLFSAPQIQQIVQEVERSTGLNPGTIQSLLPMLVPLVLNFLQSGARKQNSQGSNPVLNNFLDSDGDGDVDLMDAMKMASKYLNP
- a CDS encoding carbon dioxide-concentrating mechanism protein CcmK, which gives rise to MPEAVGSLETKGFPGVLAAADAMVKAGRVTLVGYIRVGSARFTVNIRGDVSEVKAAMDAGIAAVETAYGGVLESWVIIPRPHENVVAVLPSVAFNEEVEGFRESVEQPRVFSLPHGNPGSP